A segment of the Centropristis striata isolate RG_2023a ecotype Rhode Island chromosome 15, C.striata_1.0, whole genome shotgun sequence genome:
tttatataattatttctctgaaataaagcaaaattgaaatctaaaactttgtcacaagataaaacagacatcaaagagttcatttttagttataactcaattttgaccaaaatgtagttactgcagttaggctttgtagcagtacagtggtTGAAAATGTGTTACTGTCACTCTTAGTTCACCCTCTACTGCTCTGTTTCACAGGACGCACAGGTACTATGGTGTGCACCTGGTTTATTGACAGTGACCAGTTTGAGAGCGCACAGGTACGTATGAGTGATATGTGATCCAACAAGGCTCAATGAATTAGCAGAATGttttgaaacacttttttttcacaacacATTTCTGTTGGTCCACCAGGACAGTCTGGAGTATTTTGGTGAGAGGAGGACAGACAAGAGCCGGAGTTCCAAGTTTCAGGGAGTGGAGACTCCCTCTCAGGTGAGAACGAGTCACTCGGGATGAACTAACAGAGCTTTTTTAATACAGGCACTTACTTTGAACTTTTAACCTCTGAGGACTTTAAAATAGTCTAACTGGCGCCCCCGAGTGGTAGTAcgataaataatattttggcaCACGAGGCATAAGTAACACAGACAGAAGGCTCTTTTCTATAAACAGAAACATATGCcatttaaatagtttaaaggtactGTCATCCTTAGCTGTATAGTAATGTAGCATTCATGATTAAAAGTAAACATATTGATACTATCTTTTTAATCTGGCTTTCATGTAGTGTCTTATTATTGTcatcttatcttttttatcacaatttatggtttatatttgttttatgtgttagcttttatctgttttacctatattttattgttcatgttaaatgttcttGTTATGTCAAATTCTTGTAAAGaagtgtgtctgtatatatacatgtatatatcttttataattttatttactcTTATATCATTACTCGGCATGCATTAGTCACCATGTCCtatcaaatattttaagttgttATTTTCAATCTGTAAAGCACTTCTAATTACActggatttgtttgaaacatgctatataaataaaatttgattgatgGATTGTAATATTTATAATCCTGATCCCAAGAAAGACTCCATTGACAATCCATTCCATCTTAATGGGATAGCTTGgaatcagtgtattacctaaAGTAGATGGTGGTAAGCAGGCCCTGGTTTGGAGGAACCGGCAagatattttagccacctaaaaaaggcccacttgaaaaaaaatcaatatcagttttcaCTAtgtatgctctcttcaaagccaacaGACTTCttttgagaaaaacaatcatttcaAGTCGCACatcacaggagttgctggtctgaCTGCTGCCTTGATCGGTGCAaggaaaaattatgtttttctttaaaggagtctggtgtctttgaagagagcatGAAAATAACTGCTTCAGTTCCCTGCCAGAAAGCGCTGTCTGCTGGTAAAGTGAAGAGAGTGCACTTAATGCAGCACTGTTCATACCACCAGGTCACTTTACTGGTGGCTTTACTGGTTTATTTGCactatctctgtttacatccgacCACAGAAAGTATATTAGgcctatattattattatcatttttagtataatactatatattttttatttatttttttactatacctatattgtaatattatcaTACTTACACTAGTATACTTATACTTACCAtactaaataatacattttattttatacatatttgctGTACAGCACACcgtatattacattatatgagcttctgtatattttctatatttttatatatgtcttataccatttatactatactgtgtttatcctctgcatatatttaaatatatttattcattgatgttcatacaactacatgcaacaacctaaaATATATCGTCTCttatgtgcaatatctgtaaaatgcaaaatactttcaggaaaaaaacCTGCCATATAGCAGCCGTATAAGTAATTTGTGTACATAAGGTGTAtagaatatgtatatatatgtcttttttatatattctggggttttttttaattcctttgtgtctgtatcttgagctgctgtgatgactaAATGTCagcactgcaggataaataaattcgtatcttattttatcttttaactttttaaaggggctaaaatacattttatgtttgtgtgcacCACAGAGCCGGTATGTTGGGTACTACGAGATCATGAAGAACCAGTTCAACAGGCAGCTTCCCCCACCTAAAACCATCAGGATCAAGAGCATCCGCATCCACTCCATAGCAGGTAAAAACAGCTGACCAACTCCAACATGTAACTTAATCTTGTATATCTCTTTGTGCCTGGGCcaatatctgtttttttctctttctcaggTGTGGGTAAAGGTAATGGCAGTGATCTCAAGGTGAAGATAATTGTGAAGAAAGAACTGGtatttcaatgtgtgtgtgccaaaCAGGACAACTGCACAGTAAGTCTCACACACTtggcacatacagtacaggccaaaagtttggacacacccatctcattcaatgcgtttttctttatttccatgactatttacattgtagattctcactgaaggcatcaaaactatgaataaacacatatggaattatgtacttaacaaaaaaagtgtgaaataactgaaaacatgtcttgtattttagattcctcaaagtagccaccctttgcttactagaatataagacatgttttcagttatttcacacttttttgttaagtacataattccacatgtgttcattaatagttttgatgaatttacaatgtcaatagtcatgaaaataaaggaaaaacattgaatgagaaggtgtgtccaaacttttgacctgtACTGTACTCTCATGAGGTCATGACAATTCATTTGTtgactgtgtgaatgtgtttcttAGGTGTTTCCTGATGTGGGTAATAATGCAGTGGTCATCAGCCTACAGAATGGGCCTGTGGTTGAAGGGGATGTGAAGGTCATGTTTGAGTCCAGCGCTGTGAGTGATCAAACTACAGATGCTAGTCAAGCTAATGTTTGGCCTGAGTGTCCTATGATTCATCTTTTCTTATCATAATCCTACTTAGGGTCTTCCAAAAGGATACGAAGATGTTCCATTTTACTTCTGGTTCAACACCTCCTTCGTAGAGGACAAGTATGAAAATTTTTTTTAGTTCTCAACTCAAACATTCTCACATAAGTCACAGATATTAGTGCTGACTAAACTCTTAACTCCCTAACTCTCCACAGGCTCTTTTTACCCAGAGAGGAGCTGGACAACCCACACAAGCCAAAGACTTGGGACCTGTACAAGGAGGACTTTGGAGTCACTATGTTCTTCTCAGAACCATAATAAAAGCCCTGAACTAAGATAAACATGATTCAATTGCTTGTTACAGTTGTGCCTTTAGTGATGTATGGCGAGTAGAAATTGTGGGATTGAACACTAAGGTGAGAAATGAATGAGAGTCCAATTATAAAATTGAATCAAGGCATAAAAATACTTATGTTCAAATGTTTGATCTTGAGGGCAGTGGAGTCATCCTGATTCAAGTCCTGTATACTGCAGTGGTCCTCTAATGAGTCATGGCACTTAAGACTGAAATTTATAATGAAGGGATATGTGAATAATTGCCATTAAATATGTTGTCTTCCAGTAGATCAGTTTATATGTATTTGTGGCTGTTCTTGGTGTCCTAAAATAGAATTTGAAAATTGGagatgaaataaatacaaaatatttgtaCCTTTGGAAATCATGATGCTGAAAGGTTGGGCTCTATTTGACTGACAGTGCATTTGACTCTTGAACTACATCCAAATGCCATAATTTGCATCCGTCTGAAGTATCTAGTCAATTTAAAACTGGATGTGTTTTCTCATGCACTTCTGTCTGCTACTAAGGCACAGGCTTATTAGATGCAAATGTCTTCAGTGAGGCAACGGTTGAGGATGACACAGAAACATTGTAAATACAGGTTTCCTTCCACTTTCAGTGAGAAGGGGTATCACTTTGATGTAGATGTTGGCACTGAAGGGATTTTTGGTAATCTGTGTAGAAATAAGTTTTAATTATACCCATTTATTGtcccaaaaatatttaatttgtaacttatttttacacttaaataCAAAGCAAGTAGATATTGGCAGATTTAGTCATTTATTcacaatttatacattttcttgaAACCATTGCTGATTTTACAAGTTGCAATACTTGTCATGCTCATGTTACACCACAATTCACATAGACCAAGAGTTGAGAACATTCCCATACTTTGGCTCTATCAAACCTGGATGTTAACTAGCCAACAAAGAATTAAAGTGCAGACGGAAGTAAACCTCAATGAGAAATACTGTTCCATATATACAGGCTTGAAGATCTCACTGCTGAGGCAGATGGTGTTTCAAATTAAGCTAAATACTTTACTGACCTAAATCCTTACGAAAGGTGCAGACTAAGGAAGTCAAAATGATTGAGTGAAGATGATGTGTGCTATATAACAACTCCACAAAGTTCAAACCTGAGGTGTGATTACTGACAATTAATCCACCAAATTTAATAAAGCAAGTGCCTACTGACATGCTTTACAGCGTATTATGGGACAGAAAGTCATCAATTTTAATCCAAACTTCCTGCTGTGCATCACAAGAAAGCAGAGTCTTAATTTTGTACTTCTAGTCCCATCCTTTTTGGTAATCCTCAACATTTAGCATCCTCTTAAGGTTAGGTACAAGCTATTCTAGTCACAAGGTGTTGAAAGAAAAAGTTACCTttagcattattttttttcctgatacaAGGCACCCAGTACAgtagaaatgcaaaaaaaaaaaaaatgacatttagtaaccaaccaaccaaccaaccaaccaaactcctgcaattttgtgcatttcaagTAAACCACAACTTTCAGGGCAATTTCAACAGTCTTTGCATAACAGCAGTTGACAAATCCAAGGCCTGTTACAATCAGTTGTGAACAAAGGTCAAGTTCACCAAATTCGCATAGACAATCAGTAATGTGAACTACCTCAAGTGACTGAtatcaaacaaatgtaactAATCTTGTTGGCCAACCAGCAACAAGTAAAAATCCACTTTTTGGCTCAATTTCATGTTTGGTCATAATGCTTTTTCGTCTCCCAGACATTCAGTCCAAACCTCAGGTCAACAGAGGGTTGTTCTGACAGCTCGGACTAAATTTCCTCCAAAACCATTGAGATAGTCACACTGCTCCAGCTCATCAGACCGCCCGCTTCTCAGAAAGCAGAGCACTTGAGTTTTACACGTCTCCTTGCAGGGCTCTGAGACATGTCCTTTGTGTCTGAGGTACCAGAACTTCTGGAAGGCACGGTCATCACTGATGAAGGTCCGCATCAGCACCTCGTAGTCAGAGGGGAACAGGCTGGTCAGACCGTAGGCCTCAGTGGCACGGTACAGCAGTGTCCATTTGGGGTTCTGCTCTGGGACTTTTTGCCCTCCTGGACCGTGGTTTGCCTCTGTGAGGTTGAGGATGTAGGTTTCATGGTCAAGAACCAGCCGAGAGCTGCCTTGGTAGTTTCCATCCACAATGTAGACACGGAAACCTGTTAAGAGAAgagtaattaaaatattttttttaggtgtgTGTTGCTTCTGAAATGATGGGAAATGCCTTGGCCAGTTTCTCACCTGGGTTAAGATTAACATAAGTAGTGACACTGGGAGCGATGAAAGCCACTCCTAATGGGCGGCTCATGGTCACTTCATCATAAAACATTTGGAACTCATCCAGGTGTGTGTGGCCAAAAAACTGTCCAGTAACTGTACTTTCATAtctgagaataaaataaaaataagagaatgtttaacaaaaaataataaaaaatttaattcaTTCTGATAGCAAGGTTCATACATGCAGCTACTTTAACCACAGTCGGTCACTGAacctgaaataataaaaaaacaaaacttccaCATTCATTTACTAAAGCATCTGATCTGGTCGTCAAAAAAAGGATGCGAAACAAGCACTGCTAGTAAAAACCAAACCACACGTTTGTTTTGCAAAGAAATGAGTCAGATATGCAAATTGACCTAAGAGCTATTATACCATATACTGgcattgcttttaaaaatagatggCAGGTACTATACAACAGACCACAGTTATAAACTGATGTTGGGGAAATGAGTGTTCCACATTACATTCGATGGTCTAAAACTGCTACTGGCAGCCACATTCACTCCTGTGTGTACAGAACTTCCCTCCTcattgacaaaacaaaataaacaggacACAAAGAAATGTTACAGCAATTGACTGCACCACAACTAGTTCTGGGACTCTGCGTCTTTAGGTTTGAATGCTCAGCATAGCTACCTGTTGATAATGTGATAGTAGTTCCAGCTCCAGCTGCCGAGACACAGGCCAGGTGGGATGTGACCAATGATATGCACCTACATAAAAAGGAGGCAATTACACCATGTGGAAGAAGATATTGCACTAATAAAAACAGCGTTATTGTAATCACATGCTCACTGCCAGTTACTATAGGGAAGTAAAATCAGAGCACCAAAGAATCATTATGGCTGACTCCACTGTTCTGtcatcttttgtttttgctgatCTACACACCTTCTCTCCCTTGTTCTCACTATCCTGGAGAATATGGACGAGCCACTGCAGCTGGTTGGCAGGATCTGTGGAGTTCACCATCAGCCAGAAGTTTTCCCGAGCACAGAAGTTCATGTTGAGGGAGACCACCCTCAGACCGGGCTGAATCTCCACTGTGTAGAATCCTGCGTATCTGAAATTACACCCAAAAGACATAGCTAAAGGAATCACAAAGTTAAATTTAGTTGGTGGTGCCCGGCAACATTCCAAAGCCTTTATTTAGGGAACAATATTCTGAGAAAAGTGACCACTTCCGTTTAGTGTACCTCCCACTATTTGCAAAGTGGAACAGCAAAAAGCGAACAGTTTCTACTCAAAATCTGGCAAACTCTTTGCTTGATGTTACTTTATATCAAATAACACTTGACCTGCATAACAACATGAACATGCAGTGGACATTTGGatatgataaaaacatgaatatcaATAACCTCAGGGTCTGCAAAGCCTGCTCTGGCAACCATGGTGCCCATTCCTCTGCCATTGTATCATAGAGCCATGCACAGGATCTGTTACCATGAACAAAGGGTGGTGGGAAGCTGTTCACCGGCGTACTCTCATGGTTCCCTATAGCAGGGTAAACTGTCACGTTAGGTCCCAGGTGTCTGaacagaaaaagaggaagaggagaatcAATAGCTGCTTGGCTCGGTCAGTTCCAGGCAACACAAACATCTGACCAAAAGAGAACATAAATACCCCCAATCTTATCACCATGTTCTGAGTCAAAGGGCAAGGCCCCTTTGAGGTTAAATTAGAGCAACTGTGTTATCCAGTAATAGTATCACCAGAAACATGCTTGAAAGGTTTAAAATTTCAACACAAGGTTTTATCCTTAAGAAAACTTACTTGTGGATGAGCCTGGAGATGACAGTCAGCTCTGACAGTTGCTGTTTCCTGGTCTGAGCCCAAACATTGTGTGCTGGTATGTCTCCGGTCCAGTACACCCAGTCCCAGGGCCCGTCCTTGACAGCATTTTCCAGGAGGTTCTCCACTGTTCGTAGAGGCAGGTCACATTTACTGTAGGTTCCCCAGTACCCAGCCTCCCTCCGCCTCCAGCTGGGAGAACCTGAGTCTTTACGACAGCACAGAGGGTCCTTGCAGTCTGCAGCACTGCCAGCTAAATATTCCTGCGAGTGGAAAGGATTATTTTTAGAAGCAGAGCTTGATCCACAACAAAGTCTGGTGACAACATCTCTCCTACTATTTTCTTGTTTACATAAttatcacaaataaaaataagggggagggggggctggTTTCTTTCTGTTGAGTGACTGTTTTAGGTAGATTCTACTTTGGGTAAtctctaggggtgtgacgatactctctgctcacgagacgagacacgatattgggttcacgacaATGAGacaagacgagattttaagaaatctACAATGACACagtatatgactggaccaactgacttttatttaacagatttttaatttttactctttacatgcatgatgtaagcatgagcttttgataaacttcttccacaaattgaaactaaaatttataaaagttaaaataagatgaataaaaaaataaaatcccccagcgggattaatgagactccggaggtgatgtatggtaattgcttagcgacagtttcgaccgtgatcacatacaggACGGATTAAACAGGAgagatgcaactgtggccgcAGTCGCTAAATATGCATAACatcagagatcgctaagtgaacacctcctgcagcagcagcacatacacactgtattgctacagagctaactgtt
Coding sequences within it:
- the smpd1 gene encoding sphingomyelin phosphodiesterase isoform X1; the encoded protein is MSFTQRNGPRRTPAMRLPALLLLPSFGLMTCTVVLMVSLFGSCHAAPTSDQPGLVFMEHLNRPGLGFNWRNLTCPLCKALFTILDIALLSDANEERVARAVGEACIRLHLADEQVCREITELFRDDLIRALQQSLLWPTEACGVLVGPSCGKFDIYASWNITLPKVPKPPVTPPSPPKAGSPQSRILFLTDIHWDKEYLAGSAADCKDPLCCRKDSGSPSWRRREAGYWGTYSKCDLPLRTVENLLENAVKDGPWDWVYWTGDIPAHNVWAQTRKQQLSELTVISRLIHKHLGPNVTVYPAIGNHESTPVNSFPPPFVHGNRSCAWLYDTMAEEWAPWLPEQALQTLRYAGFYTVEIQPGLRVVSLNMNFCARENFWLMVNSTDPANQLQWLVHILQDSENKGEKVHIIGHIPPGLCLGSWSWNYYHIINRYESTVTGQFFGHTHLDEFQMFYDEVTMSRPLGVAFIAPSVTTYVNLNPGFRVYIVDGNYQGSSRLVLDHETYILNLTEANHGPGGQKVPEQNPKWTLLYRATEAYGLTSLFPSDYEVLMRTFISDDRAFQKFWYLRHKGHVSEPCKETCKTQVLCFLRSGRSDELEQCDYLNGFGGNLVRAVRTTLC
- the smpd1 gene encoding sphingomyelin phosphodiesterase isoform X2, which translates into the protein MRLPALLLLPSFGLMTCTVVLMVSLFGSCHAAPTSDQPGLVFMEHLNRPGLGFNWRNLTCPLCKALFTILDIALLSDANEERVARAVGEACIRLHLADEQVCREITELFRDDLIRALQQSLLWPTEACGVLVGPSCGKFDIYASWNITLPKVPKPPVTPPSPPKAGSPQSRILFLTDIHWDKEYLAGSAADCKDPLCCRKDSGSPSWRRREAGYWGTYSKCDLPLRTVENLLENAVKDGPWDWVYWTGDIPAHNVWAQTRKQQLSELTVISRLIHKHLGPNVTVYPAIGNHESTPVNSFPPPFVHGNRSCAWLYDTMAEEWAPWLPEQALQTLRYAGFYTVEIQPGLRVVSLNMNFCARENFWLMVNSTDPANQLQWLVHILQDSENKGEKVHIIGHIPPGLCLGSWSWNYYHIINRYESTVTGQFFGHTHLDEFQMFYDEVTMSRPLGVAFIAPSVTTYVNLNPGFRVYIVDGNYQGSSRLVLDHETYILNLTEANHGPGGQKVPEQNPKWTLLYRATEAYGLTSLFPSDYEVLMRTFISDDRAFQKFWYLRHKGHVSEPCKETCKTQVLCFLRSGRSDELEQCDYLNGFGGNLVRAVRTTLC